The Candidatus Bathyarchaeota archaeon region CTTGCTAAAAGGGTAAAGAGAAGTATTGAGATATACGCTTGTTTGATTTTCATAAAACGTAAATCGCTACATTCGCTATTTATAACTTTCGAAGTTCAGAAAATAGACAAGCTAACGGATTTAACTAAAAAACAAAAGATAAGCCCAATTTAAGCCCCTTTTTAATCAAAAAACCTGTAACTCGGCTTTTAATCCAATTTTTACCTCGATATCACGCCCAAAGTGAGAAAATCGCTTTGTTTTAATGCGGCGCAGAGACAATTTGTCCTGTTTTGTTGTTGTACAGAATTTTCAATAAATATAGTTACGCTGTTGCTCTGATTCTACTTGACGATTCGCTAACATTATATACGCAAAACGCTGTATTGGGTTTGTTAAGTGGGGGTTAAATAGTAAAAATGGCGAAAAATCCGCAGTCAAAAGACGAAGCTCTGGAAGCGGTAGACTTCATCGTTAACGTCCTAAAAGAGCATGAAAGAGACTTAGACAAACTCATCAATGAACTCGCAACCGTCACCGAACAGATGGGCGACGCAGGAGAACTAAGCAACAAAGTAGAGAAAGTGGAAGAAAAAATCACCACCCTGCAAAAAGAAGTAACCAACCTCGTCGGTTACGTTGGAGGAGCAAAAGTCAGCGCTCCAGCCCCAACAGTTAAAGAGCAGCAACCTGTGCAATCTGTAGTCGCACCCGTTGCCGCGCAGAGTGGACCTACAGTGATCTTGCGTTGTAAAGTATGGGAAGATTTCCAGAAATTAGCATTAGGCGCCCCGACTATTTCGTTTAATTATAAGGAAGACGAGAAACTCTTCCAAGCAGATGCCGTAAAAGGCAACCAAATCATCAACTATAGTGGACCTCTTCCCAAGTTGTCTGTCGTGCTTAAGGCGTTTTTGTCTAAAGAATTATGTGTCTCCGAACAGAGTATTCTAGAAGGCGTTTTAGCTATAGGGTAAAATTTACTCTGTAGGCTAAATCCATATTTTGTTTTCATAAACGATATAACAGTTTTTTGGCTATCTGTTTGCTTAGTGATTGGAGGGAATGGTTAAGGTTGAAGGCGAACACCACTAGCCAAGCATACCTTTTCCGTTTTCGAAGCCTTCTCCTTTCTCCTCGAACGACGGATGGCTAATGGTCTAACCAACACACTTAAGCCACCTCTCCAAACACAAACTAAACCTAAAGTGTTATGGTAATATAAAGTCGTAAAGAAGACTATATCAAAACTGTAAGAACACACGTCATACCTAAGCACGCTACCCCAACCTTGTTTAAGCAATCAGGGCAACACAGTAGTTGTTGTTGCGGAAAAAGCTCTATACACAACAACCCGCAGTTTATACTGTGATTTGCTTTTTGGATTCCGGGTTTAACGTACGTCGCAGACTAGGGGAGGGGGTCTAAGTCAGAGTAACAACAGAAAACGGGTTTTACGTTGGTGACGGTCTTGTACCCAATTTTACTGTTACCGTTATCTCTTGGTTGTTTCTGATTACAGTTATGTTGATTGTGTCTCCGGGGATTGTTTTGTCTTCCAAGTAACTTGCTAAATCATCGTTGTTTTTGATAGTTTGATTATTGATAGCTATGATTATGTCGTCTACCGTTAATCTGCCGTCAGAGGGTCCTCCTCGAACAATAGATGCAATCTTCCATCCGTAAGTTACGCTTGCACCCGTCTCTTTCGCTATGTTGTAACTCATGTCGGCGCCTGTGACCCCTAGATAGGAGTGCCCATTGTAGGTACCTGTATTGATCAGTGACCCAATTTCGCGCAGAATAGTGTTCGACGGGATAGCAAAGCCTAAGCCTTGTGAGTCAGAAACGATTGCGGTTGTTATTCCCACAACGTTACCCATCGAGTTAAGCAGTAAACCGCCAGAGTTGCCTGGGTTGATTGGAGTGCTTGTTTGGATTACGTTAGCAATCGAGTAGCCACCTGCGCTGCTTTCGGTGATGCTTCTTCCAGTTGCACTTACTACTCCTGTGGTTAAAGAGCCAACTAAACCGTACGGGTTACCTATGGCGATGACGGGTTCGCCGACGCGAAGCGGTGATGAACTCACGATGGTGATAGGTTTAAGTTCGTGGTCGCCTTGGACTGAGAGAACTGCTAAATCAGCGTATGGGTCAGTGCCCAGTATAGTGGCTGCGTAACCTTTGCCATCTGAGAAGGTCACGCTTAAACTCGTGGTGTCTTCAACGACATGGTAGTTGGTTATAACTACGTTTCGACCCGCGTGGTTGTAGATGAAACCGGATCCCTGCACACTTCCACTACTTGTTACTCCTTGAATGAGCACAACAGAGTCACGAACCTTATCATACAAATCAGCTAACGAGGTACCATCTTGGAGAACTGTAATGTTTTGGTACGTGATGTTTTGTTGGCTTTGAAGTGAAGAAATTGCCATTTGTAAGTCAGAAACTTGGCTGTTTAAGTTGCTTACCATTCTGTAGTTAACGTAGTAAAACAAGAGTCCCCCGACCAGCAATCCTGCAACAAAGAGCAGAATAAGTGCGCTGGCTGAGGCTTTAGTCGCTCTCTTAGAGGTTAACATGTATGCAGCCCTTAAAACAGGATTGCAAAGAAAGAAAATAAAAGTTACTATGCTCTGCGGTCGATTATGTCAAGAGCTTCAGGGCCAGTGCCGATTAAAGTTATGGGGACGCCTGTGCGTTTTTCTACTTCTTTTATGAATTCTTTTGCTTCGTTAGGTAAATCATCGAATTTCCGTGCACCTTTACAAGACGGATAAATTACGTCGAGCTTAGTCATGGCCGCTTGTGTTGCACCGTTAATCTTCGCGGTTTTCTTTGCTAAATCGAAATCAAAAGGCGCAGAACGACGCTCCCGCCCTGTGCCTGCGGCAACTTCGAACCAGCCTCGTTTTAAGGCTTCTTCCTTCGTAATTTCTCCAGGTAATGGACCTCCTCCGACGCGGGTTATGAAGGATTTGTAAACGATTATTACATCATCTACCCGTGTAGGTCCAACGCCTGCTTCTGAAGCTATTGCGGAAGCACTTGTGTCTCTGCCTGTAACGTATGGATAACCTCCTCCGAGGAAAAGCGACAACATGAAACCCTGAGTGCCCTCCAATAGCACGCTTTTGCCTTCATCTAAGCCGTCGTTAACTTCAGTGATTCCGTCGCAGAGGTATGGTTTGAGTTCAGGCATATCTTTTGCAAGTTTAGCTGTGCGCCTCACTCGCTCCTCCAGCGCTGGGCCAACACCCCATCCTGTGGTACCAATTCCTTTGTTGATTGCTGACGCCTTGTCTTGGTCGCTGTGTTTCTGCTCGATTATGGAGGCGTTTTGGTCTATGCCCATACGTTTGGCGTCAACCTGTGTTAATTCGACTTCTTTGAAGAATTGCCCTATGTGGACGTTTGCGCCCGCGGCTATGAGCAGGCGGGTTTTGGGGTTGAGAAAACCAGCGGGAACCATGTGTAGGGCGTATTTTTTGTTGTCTTGCCAAACAGTGTGTGCTGCATTCACTGAGCCGGTTCTGACACAAAAATCAAGGTTGTCTTTTAGAGCTAAATACGAAATGATTTTTCCTTTGCCTTCATCTCCCCAGAAGGCTCCAACTATTACCGAGCAAGGCATGCCTATTCCCACGGTAAGGGAGTGCAAGGGTTATTTAAAGTTGTAGGGATTGAAGCGTTATTATTTTTGTTTCACTCTTTTGTCTTGGGTTATGAGTTCTGCCAGCCGATAGGTAACGTAGGCAGAGAAGCTCCGGATGCCTTTTTTTATGGTATATTCTTCTTTTACTTTGAGCCATTCTTTAAAGAAATAATCGTAAACTTCAGCCTTCACAGTGATTGTTTTGAAACCTTTTTTTGGCGTACTGTTCCCCTCTTAAGGATAGTAACCGAGTATACGTTTATTTAAGGTTTAGCAATACTTGCGGTACTTTACGTTAAACTCGGCGATACCCAAACTCAATTAAGAGCGGCGTTTAAGCGCCTCAGAATCGATACCTTCAAGAAGCCTAACTACACGTTTACCCTTTAGCGTTTTTTCTTCATCTGAGATGGTGTGTCTAGATTCACAAATTGTATCCAAGATAATCCCTTTCTCTTCATCAACTATAACTGGGTAAACCCTGCAACCTGAAGGTCGACTGGCATACTCACTGCACCTTCGGTTTTTGCGATCATAAAAGACGCAGTAGCCATCACGATTTTTCAGCGTCGCGTAGCCTTTTTTGTCAAAGTGCGCAAACTTGCTTTTTTGGTAGCCTCTATCTTCTAAGCGTTTGATGTCTTTTTTGGATAGCAGCATCTCTGTTTCAGTGCAGCAAACCCCGCAGTGTGAACAACGCATACTGGGTGAATTATTATGGGTGTATTTGTGCATTTAGCTAGAACGGGAAGCTATGCTATGTTCTTCATAATTTTAACGTTTAGGTTTTCTGCGTACGCGATTGCCCGAAGAGGAATACGACTGCCTTTACGGTTGCCCAGCGAGTACTCGATTAGATTGTTGTTTTTTCCTGCAGCTTTATGGATTTTTGTCAGTTGCACGTTGACTATGACTGCGCCGTCTTTTAGGTGAAGGTTTACGTTTTTACCGATGTATGATCTGGCACTGTTTGCGCTGAAGCTCTCCATTTCACCATTCCTCATCTTGGTCGGCGATTTTGCTCCAACATTGCTGACATATTGGGAGGTTTTCGCCTTTAATTTGAATGTAGAGTTTGATGTCTTCGCCTTTACAGGCACTTTTCCATGGGTTTTTACAGTGTTCCATTCTTATCCCTTCAGAGCGGTGTAGTGTTTTTTGCTTTTAAGCCAAATCAGCAAACTACCTTTAGAAGCGGGGGAGGGGTGACTTTAAGTAAAGCTTATCTACGCTATGTTCACTCTAAAACATTGATAATTATGTCATTTTTTGAAAACCCCTTTATTGTTGCCGCAACAGCAAGCTTAATCATCCAACTTTTCGTTTTAGGCTTACTCTTCTACGGCTTCATTTTAAAGAAAAACCAAAAATTCCGCCAACACGGCTTAACAATGCTTGGAGCCGTAGTCTTACATGCCATAACCATTTTTGCAGTCATGATGCCCTCCTTTGCTGGAGGCTTTTCTGCACCTGGTGCCTTTGATTTCTCGAATATGCTGGTTGTTTTAGCGCTTGTTCACACTGTGGCTGGCGTTGTTGCTTTCCTTTTGGGTATTGTTTTAGTAGTGAATTGGCGTCTTCGAGCGGATTTGAAACCATGCTTTGCAAAGAAGCAGCTTATGCGGGTTACTATAGTGATTTGGATGATTGCACTGATGCTTGGGGTAGTGCTTTATTGGTTGTTCTACCTTGCAACTTATGCTACATAACTCGAACAGGTTATTCATTCGATTCTAAACTTGGTTGATGGGGATTATTTCTGGAATTATTGTATCTTTTGTTATTTTGATTAAGCCTACAGAAAGTTTTCCCATGGTATTTGCTGGAACTGTGGGGCTGCCTGGGTTAAAAAAGAGCGTTTTTCCTTCCCATCTGATATTAGCAACGTGTGTATGCCCATAAACAAAAACGTTGAAACCATGCTCTTTTACCAATTCACGAATCCGATTGAAACCAAAAGCAATGTCAGGGTCATGCATAACACCGATCTTCCAGTCAAACACCTTCAAAGAGTTAAGTCTTGGAAGGGCTCCATTTACTTCCATACCATCCATGTTTCCGTGAACCGCTAAGACAGGTGCCAACTGCTCTAACTCATCCACAACTGCCAACTCAACCAAGTCTCCCGCGTGAATAATGTAGTCTACTTTTTGAAAAATCTCAAAGACGCATCTCGGCAAAGCGTGGGCGCGTTTTGGGACGTGGGTATCTGAGATTAAGCCAACGGTTTTTGTGACTTTTTGTATAGGGGGTTCTTTGCTTACTAATGATGTTCCGCTGAACATTGCTTTTGTTCCTCTTTAGCAGGCAAGTGTAATGTTACTCATATGCATGTTATGAATAAAAAACCATTCATCGAATTTGTTCAGTCATGTCATGAACCTTTTAACTGTCTCATAGAACACACTTGTGCCCCAAACAAGGTTCTCTATACTTAAGCGTTCATCTATGCCATGCATGCGTTTCTCGTATTCATCGTTTGGCTCATCAGGTCGCACGGGGTGGAAACCGTAGCATATGCTGCCTGTCTCTCTGAAGAACCGCGAGTCTGTTCCACCTGTAGTTAACGTTGGTGTTACGCCGCAGTCAGGCTCAACTTCCCGTAACACGTATTTGATGGCTTCATAGAGAGGTGTTTGTGTGCTTGACTCGTTGCCATCATGGATCTGGATAATTTCGTAGCTGAGTTTGCCCTCGTCCACATCCTTAAGCATCGATTTAATTAATTTCAGAGTTTCGGTAACGCTTTGACCTGGTAGCACCCGGCAATCAAAAGTTGCTTCACATTCGGATGGAATGATGTTTTCTTTTACGCCTCCTTTGATGATAGTTGGGCTTATGGTGGTTTTTGTGCGGGGCCAGATTTCTTCTGCAAGGGCTTTATCTTTTTTAGATAGTTCCTTGAGAATCTGGTCGCTGTGTTCTGGATTATTTAGCAGTCGTGTAAGGATTTCTTTGTGTTCAGGGTTACTTTTTGCCACTTCTGCGACGAATTCTTTGAGTGTTGGCACATACAATGTAGGTGGCTGGTAACTACCCAGTTTAGATATAACTTTGTTGATTCTTGTTATGGCGTTGTCGGCCATGTTGGGTGTTGAACCATGTCCGGGGGTGCCTTTAGCTTTGATTTTAAACCACAATATGCCTTTTTCGGCTGTTTGAATTGGGTAGACGTTTCTGCCGTGTTGGGGGAATGCTGTGCCGCCGCCCTCGTTTAACACGTATGGGCACCAGATTTTTTCTTTGTAGTTTCGTATTAGGTATCCTGCGCCTTCTTCTCCTCCCCGTTCTTCATCAGCTGTTGCTGCTAGCACTACGTCGCCTTTTATTGGGACATTGTTTTTCTTGAGTAGTTTTAGCGTCATAACTTCGATGGCAGTCATGCCTTTCATGTCTATGGCGCCTCGTCCATACACAAATCCATCTTTAACTGTTCCTTCGAAGGGGTCAACGGTCCACTCTGCGGGATTGGCGGCTACCACGTCGAGGTGAGAGAGTAAAAGCAGGTTAGGTTTCTGGCCGTTACCTTTGAGGCGGGTGATTATACTGCCTCTTCCTGGACCTGATTCGATTATTTCTGATTTGAAGCCGTCTTTGGCTAAGTATTCTGCTATGAATTGGGCGGCTTTTGTTTCGTTGCCTGGTGGATTAGTGGTGTTTATGCGGATTAATTCAGAGAGGAAACTGGTGATTTCGGCTTCTATGCTGTTTAGGATTGGTATGGGCATGTTTTATTGGTGCACCGCAATGTTTTAGGGGTTGATTTCTCATAAAACTATCTGTTGCCTTCGCTTGCTAAATGTTGCTGGATTTTTTAATTATTCAACAACGAAGTTTATATATGATGGCAAAAAATGCTTATGAGTATCGAAAAAATTACAGGTAGATGACAATGAAAGAACTAAAACCAATAGACTACAAGATATTGTTCGAGCTCATGAAGGACTCACACAGAAGCGATCGCCAATTAGCCAAAGCCCTGGGTGTCTCCCAACCTACCGTGACCCGAAGAAGAGCAATGTTAGAAGAAAACTATATCGAAGGATACACTGTTATTCCTAAATTCGGGCAAATCGGGTTTGAAATTGCAGCAATAACCTTTCTCAAAAGTAAACTAAAGTATGAATCAGGCGAAGCAAAAAACAAAGCACTTCAAAAAATGAAAGAATGGTACATGAAACAAACCAACGTTATCATGGCCGTCGATGGCAGAGGAATGGGGTGGGATGCAGTTTGCATTTCCCTTCATGAAAACTTTGCCAGCTTTGCCGAATTCATACGTGCTCATGATTCAGAACTGTCTGACTGGGTTGTTGAAAGTCAAACTTTCCATGCCGACTTGAAAGGCGGCATTGTCATAAAGCCCTTCCACCTGAAATACCTCGCTTCACTGAAGCAGCAGTAATTCTTTAAATCAAACTTTTTCTTTTTTTAAGTTCCATTAAGTAACAGGGTCAGAATTTTACCGTTTGTTTACCTTTTTAAGCAACCGCTTCTTGGGTAACTTTGGTTTCTTAACTCTGCTTGCGTCACCAATCAAACACATCACCACCATAAATATCAAAATTTGTAAATAAAAGTATACCCGAGACTGTTTTGTACTCTGCTATAGACCCCTCCCCTTATTTAAAGGCAGAATTATTTGAGTTCTCTACGTGAACGTGATATTTACTGCACACCAAACTTCACCTCAAAACTTAAAAAGCCCAGTCCTTATGCTGGCGCCCCTGTCTTGCTTGTGTTTTTTTAACCGCTAAAGTTAAAGCCAACCCAACAAATAACATGCCTACTCAACAAGAAAATCTGTTCGGGGTTTCGAATAGCTTGACTCGAGCAAGTAGCCTCGGACGCAAATACTTCTAGACCAAAGCAAACAGATTTTGATAACACAATAATTGCGTTCTAAAGTCCATGTTAAATAAGTCTTCTTATGTAAAATGGATTCCGAAA contains the following coding sequences:
- a CDS encoding M20/M25/M40 family metallo-hydrolase, translating into MPIPILNSIEAEITSFLSELIRINTTNPPGNETKAAQFIAEYLAKDGFKSEIIESGPGRGSIITRLKGNGQKPNLLLLSHLDVVAANPAEWTVDPFEGTVKDGFVYGRGAIDMKGMTAIEVMTLKLLKKNNVPIKGDVVLAATADEERGGEEGAGYLIRNYKEKIWCPYVLNEGGGTAFPQHGRNVYPIQTAEKGILWFKIKAKGTPGHGSTPNMADNAITRINKVISKLGSYQPPTLYVPTLKEFVAEVAKSNPEHKEILTRLLNNPEHSDQILKELSKKDKALAEEIWPRTKTTISPTIIKGGVKENIIPSECEATFDCRVLPGQSVTETLKLIKSMLKDVDEGKLSYEIIQIHDGNESSTQTPLYEAIKYVLREVEPDCGVTPTLTTGGTDSRFFRETGSICYGFHPVRPDEPNDEYEKRMHGIDERLSIENLVWGTSVFYETVKRFMT
- a CDS encoding Lrp/AsnC family transcriptional regulator; this encodes MKELKPIDYKILFELMKDSHRSDRQLAKALGVSQPTVTRRRAMLEENYIEGYTVIPKFGQIGFEIAAITFLKSKLKYESGEAKNKALQKMKEWYMKQTNVIMAVDGRGMGWDAVCISLHENFASFAEFIRAHDSELSDWVVESQTFHADLKGGIVIKPFHLKYLASLKQQ
- a CDS encoding trypsin-like peptidase domain-containing protein is translated as MLTSKRATKASASALILLFVAGLLVGGLLFYYVNYRMVSNLNSQVSDLQMAISSLQSQQNITYQNITVLQDGTSLADLYDKVRDSVVLIQGVTSSGSVQGSGFIYNHAGRNVVITNYHVVEDTTSLSVTFSDGKGYAATILGTDPYADLAVLSVQGDHELKPITIVSSSPLRVGEPVIAIGNPYGLVGSLTTGVVSATGRSITESSAGGYSIANVIQTSTPINPGNSGGLLLNSMGNVVGITTAIVSDSQGLGFAIPSNTILREIGSLINTGTYNGHSYLGVTGADMSYNIAKETGASVTYGWKIASIVRGGPSDGRLTVDDIIIAINNQTIKNNDDLASYLEDKTIPGDTINITVIRNNQEITVTVKLGTRPSPT
- a CDS encoding metallophosphatase family protein; the protein is MFSGTSLVSKEPPIQKVTKTVGLISDTHVPKRAHALPRCVFEIFQKVDYIIHAGDLVELAVVDELEQLAPVLAVHGNMDGMEVNGALPRLNSLKVFDWKIGVMHDPDIAFGFNRIRELVKEHGFNVFVYGHTHVANIRWEGKTLFFNPGSPTVPANTMGKLSVGLIKITKDTIIPEIIPINQV
- a CDS encoding adenylosuccinate synthetase, with the protein product MPCSVIVGAFWGDEGKGKIISYLALKDNLDFCVRTGSVNAAHTVWQDNKKYALHMVPAGFLNPKTRLLIAAGANVHIGQFFKEVELTQVDAKRMGIDQNASIIEQKHSDQDKASAINKGIGTTGWGVGPALEERVRRTAKLAKDMPELKPYLCDGITEVNDGLDEGKSVLLEGTQGFMLSLFLGGGYPYVTGRDTSASAIASEAGVGPTRVDDVIIVYKSFITRVGGGPLPGEITKEEALKRGWFEVAAGTGRERRSAPFDFDLAKKTAKINGATQAAMTKLDVIYPSCKGARKFDDLPNEAKEFIKEVEKRTGVPITLIGTGPEALDIIDRRA
- a CDS encoding YkgJ family cysteine cluster protein codes for the protein MRCSHCGVCCTETEMLLSKKDIKRLEDRGYQKSKFAHFDKKGYATLKNRDGYCVFYDRKNRRCSEYASRPSGCRVYPVIVDEEKGIILDTICESRHTISDEEKTLKGKRVVRLLEGIDSEALKRRS